From the genome of Ostrinia nubilalis chromosome 1, ilOstNubi1.1, whole genome shotgun sequence:
TTTTGTTGATTTCAATAAGTTATATCTACAAAGGCAAACCTTAATAACCCCAATAAATTTTTATGGCTGGGCCATTGAAGATTCGTAGCTTGTTtgctaaattaataaaaagtcattcacACTCTCACAAATCTCACAGCTAATACTATGTAACTGTGATCAGCTACATAGTTAATTATACCTACTTTCGGCTGATAAATTattcaagcaaaatattttgtgactctacattatattttcctaaattaattgaattcagaaaacaatttcttgtacaaaaccgcaataaaaattatagcgAAGTCTTGTCTCCACTGTCGTTATAATAAATCTATCAACAatgcatatttattatttaaaacgccAATGACGTAAACGTTTGATATTAAACGCATGATCATTGTAGACTCTAATATATTTAATTGTTGTCATTATATGTAATTGTGCTGCTTTAACTAGATTcataaagtagaaataaatacttataatagtaggtacttagaaTTTCTTGTAATATTAATGTCAAGGTCAAAATAACCCATCAGGTTCCGATGCAAGATTTTAAGATACGATATTGGAAAGTCCAACTAACCACAACTGGATAAATAGTGTGACCACAATCAAGCGTTTAGTTGGtaacttatttaatttcatccatgtttttgtaaattgtaataaacaaaaaagtaacagttttttttcacttctcagcaccagctaATATGGTGTCCCGAAGTTACAAACATACATCGATACATCCTAACAAATTGTTGTGTTAACAACATTTGTATACATATAGGCATAGCTATAGATATAAGATTTACTTACGATTGATACTCAtctgaatattttataaaataaataaagtatttccTTCGCCCagtaaattaatgttaattgGTTACCGTGGCAACAAAAAAACTACAACATGATTTTGTTGGAGATTAACTGTGTACAAAAACTTATTGTTTCCGAGTACTCGTGTTTATGTTCGTAAGGCTTGCACGTTTAGACCATTAATATAATAAGTAGTATAAAAGGATGGTTAATAGAAGGATATGGTCAGTAAAGCTCAACCGTAGATATGAAGAGGACGGCGCTAGGTGTCATATTTTGCCTGACCGTAGCGCTCAGCCATGCATCAGGTAGGTGTCATAGAAAAAACCTCGTTATGATTCTATTTCGGTAAACAATGCATTAGAGTTTACATACTGAGTTGGATTTATTTGATGCCAATGGAAAATGAAACATCTAAAGTATCGGTCAAAAGGCCTATTATTGTTATGTGCTCATTAAATTAAAGTCAATACTCGAATTTGAATTAATGACCCACAATCCAAAGTACTCCACAGTTTCTTGTACATTATGTATTGTTATGGTCATAAACACTTTATCTCTTATTGCTTTTTTTTTACAGTGAGGGTCCGTCGTGGTGGCTACGGTAGCCACGGAGGCGGTGGTTACGGCGGCGGCGGGTACGGCGGTGGAGGCGGCGGTGGATTCGgtttcggcggcggcggcggtggcggtaGCGGCGGCGGTTTCGGCGGTGGGTTCGACGGCATATCCGACGGCGTCAACGGCATTATTGGAACAGTGAGGTCCGGACTTCAGCACCTTGCCAAAAGCGCTGCTAGCGGCAATGGGAAGTTCGTGAGCACGAAGTCTGATGATGGGAAATCGGGCGGTTTCGCGTTCACTGGCACCCTGGGCGGAAAGGGAGGATACGGCGGCGGGGGTGGCTACAGTGGCGGCGGGGATGGTTTCAGTGGCGGAGGGGGCGGTTTCGGAGGCGGTAGCGGACTCGGTGGAGGAGGCCACGGAGGATCTGGAGGCTTTGGCGGAAGTGGCGGTGGCGCTGGAGGTCTTGGAGGTGGAAGCGGAGGTTATGGCGGCAGTGGAGGCGGAGGCGGCTTTGGAGGAGGCCTCGGTGGCGGTGGAGGAGGCGGCCATGGAGGAGGCGGTCATGGAGGCAGTGGAGGATTTGGAGGCGGATCCACTGGTGGATTGGGCGGAGGAAACGGAGGCGGCCTTGGAGGAGGACATGGCGGCAGTGGAGGATTCGGAGGCGGGTCAAGTGGTGGATTGGGAGGAGGTTCCGGAGGCTCTGGAAGTCTAGGAGGTGGCCACGGAGGCAGCGGTGGATATAGCGGCGGTGGCGGTGGATTTGGAGGCGGTGCTGGATTCGGAGGAGGCGGTGGTTTTGGAGGAAGCGGTGGATATGGCGGCGGATCTAGCGGCGGTCTAGGAGGCGGATCTGGTGGGTCTGGAGGATACGGCGGCGGCTCTAGTGGTGGCCTGGTAGGAGGATCCGGTGGTGGCGGTGGCCTAGGCGGTGGCCACGGAAGTAGTGGAGGCTTCGGAGGTGCTGGAGGCCTTGGTGGAGGCCATGGAGGTAGTGGTGGACTTGGAGGAGGTCAAGGGGGTAGTGGAGGATTTGGAAGTGGAGGCGGCCTAGGTCGTGGTCTTGGCGGTGGTCATGGAGGCAGTGGTGGCTACGGTGGTAGCGGAGGCTCAGGCGGTGGTCTGGGAGGTGGACTTGGAGGTGGAAGTGGTCTGGGAGGCGGTCATGGAGGCGGCGCTGGTTTAGGAGGTGGTTACGGTGGTCACGGTGGCTCCGGGGGTAGTGGTGGGTGCACCTCAGGTTGTGGGGGCTCAGGGGGATACGGAGGATCTCACGCGTCTGCCAGCGCCCATGCTTCCGCATCAGCTAGTGCTGGTGGCTAcggaaaataaaaacatcgAAACTCCTTCAAGAATATTGTGATGACTTACAAACGAACCCGAATGTACCTAATGATGTATTGAAACACGACTGTATAAACGTAGGCTAGTAAAAAAGATAAACTCATTATTGTTAGTCAATATAATGTTTAAGAAAACCTGTGTCTCTGTTTTATTTACTCGTAACCTcgttgcttttttttttcaattgataaagttattttttatatgtattattatgcgTAACTATTAacgataggtaggtatttagagTGAAGAATCACTAAAGTAAAATTCAGgaagtaatttttttattattcttattgCGTAAAACATCTACATGCAAATCATTAATTTTGCTTAGACAATACAGACTTTGCCTTCTACTTTTTTTCATTTTCCATAGTATAAAACGAGTTCTGATAGATTTTTATGCTATGATATGCTACCTACAGATCTTTCTTCTTAAAACAGccaaaataaacttaattaccTACGCTATTTTGATAATAATCTATCTCAAAGATAGCCACGCCGGTGTTCACGGTCTGCACAGATAGATCTCTTCCATTAAATAAGGTTTGTAATGGCCGACTATTGGTTCTCAGGTTTCGAGcctaaaaaagaaaataaaaagcctTAGATGGCCATCGAGCAGTGACGATGACCTCACCACGTTACCGcaaaaaaataccggttacCGGCGGTCTTAGACAAAACACACAGTACCTATAGCATTGCAGGCTTCACTGCATAAAAACATGTAAACAGTAcgttaatgtattattaaaacttgtTATCCGCATTGATTAAGACAGATAACATAAGCTACGATAAAATGAATGAGTCACTATTCCCaataagtacctaattgttTTTAGATTAATAGACTAAATCGTATCTCAcatgttttataataacaaagtatacatacataactgAGGACCTAACGAAAAActcaaaaacaataacattgaGGTCACTTGATGAGTGGTTTTTGCTTCAGAAAGTCATCACAACAGTGGCGGGTTCAAAACTTGCCTGACGCAAATATTAGTGTAAACTGTAGTTAATTTAAAATCTCAAAATGTAGGAATATTATGATACGATGGTAATAAAACATATGATTGATTAAAAATATGAGATTACCTATTTCAGCATCTGCTAACGAGGCAACGATGCAATACCGCACGCCTGTATGTGATAGATATTCCAAGCTCCCAGTTATATTCCGGATAGGAACTCTACCACTTAGGTATTTAGATATTCTTCCCTCCTTTAGGACTAACAACCAGATAATAAACGAAAATCCATGTGAGCAAGTGATAGTTTTGCATAAATAACCATATTAATAAGAAGATTAATAATGAAATAGAAGATGCTCAATTTCATAATAACTGAATCGAATTGATGCAACCATAAAACATCAAATTAAGCTAGTAGAATATTTGCTCCTTTTTGTCTGCCGGTAGATTATGTGTAGAATCACGTGTGTTCCACACGTGAATTGCAATTCATCAGTAAAAAAACATCTAATATGTAGATAAGTTCATTGGTGTAAAGCAGCGTTTCCTGCAGTCtttcaaaatcaataaataggcactaccacagaataataagttGGTACTGCTGGGAAAGAATCTTACTTAGGTACTATACCACTAAGAAAATAATGCGCTTACATACAAACGTACATCAAATATTGTTACAGGTTAGATTTAAATATGTTTAGAAAAATTTGAATCATAAATTGAAAATCATAGGGCAGtttattgaaaagaaaaatgaaaCTTATGAACATGTCGACACGACGAGCTTATAAGCTCGCGTGGAACTAGACGACAAGTTGCGTGAAGAGGTCAATGACTTCCATACGAGTGATTAGCCatcattataaaaacaaatattagatGTCGCGACCTATCAGATTACGGAAGTTTACTAGCTAGCTTTAGGTATAGTTATACTTATACAggcaattatttaattttggaaCATCGGACCGACTGAAAATTTCATAATTCGGACACAAATATACGTAGaaaccacgatagccgaacggtgaaggggtcggactggcgaACTGGTGATCCGGGGaagcgggttcggtccccgccgccgctcgactattgtggtgagcacacgcactcgtgacacaagcatatttagcttagtacgaggggctaacagAACTATTactaatttgtgcaataacaaattactaataatctttaaaaagatatttcaaaatattgtgtCTTTCTTCTTGTTTTCACACTGAAACGGCTTAACATCCTTCTTATCCATCCGAAGTACTTTAAGATTAATCCCAACATATCCAGATATAGACCACATAGATACTGTTCTGGCCCGGTGCGTCTCTACCTAATTATAGATTCACTTATCTACTAGCAGGTTAGCGTTTAATTGCCATTATCTGTAACTTGTGTATTCCAAGTAAAACCAAGGTACGTTATTTTATTCAGAAGTaggtattaatatttataataagaagAATAAATACATACGTAGCAAGTACAGTGTATTAGCGCGCAAATAAACTTAAGGAAAAGTCAAACTGGCAGTTTTAAGAATAAACACACTCTTCGCAGAATAAAATGTTATGATAAGTAGAtactttaattaatattatgtttctcGTAGCGATCCAGCGAATTAAAAAAGTGTAACAAAAAATTATTCGGCGTAGTCATGGTCAGTGGAACTTTTGTAGGGTTTTacatatcaatatttttaagaattagTAACGTCAGTCAACATTTTAATTGCTATTAGATTTTATCAATACCGCAAACCTAAATAAAAGAACACGATTCGAAAAAGAAGTTAATCTTTGgctctaaattatttaaattgggGGTCAAATTAAATGAGGCAACAATATAATATAacgattaatatttttgtttaaaataattcaaacatacatcatcatcatcgtttcagccataggacgtccactgctgatcatagggCTCCACCAAAAATATCCACAaggccagttggtagcggcctgcatccagcgctttcctgctacctttatgaggccgTCGGTCCACtcgtaggtggacgtcctacgcctccactctagaaccttgctgccccatcggccgtcagttctgcgtactatgtgccctgccctgcccattgccacttcagcttgctaagtGACAATGAAGAAACATACTTCATGTATGTTATTTTACTTTGGTTACATTATTTTGatacaaatatcaaaattacgAGTACGAACTCTATCTAGTAAATGAATAGTTATGGGCTTCCGTAATATTATGTCTTCTTATCCTGTCTTTTCGCCAGATTATCTGTAATAGATTGCTTCTTAACGATAGGACTGCCTAAATTGTTACATgcaattgtaattttaataaagtgtttggTACCTACGTTTGTGTTATTGGTATGCACTTGCAAATCTTGCAATTAGAGCTATTGGTACTCCAACTGCAAGGCGGtaactatttttttgttatcGTTCTTTGTTTATGGTTTCACTCTATGTCTTTgctgtataaaaataacatcaTCATTTTTCCTCCTCTCACGCGGAATCTATACAAATAATCTCCAGAAATGCATCTAAGTTTAGACATGTAGTTTTTACCGTGACAGCTAACGCCAAGGCGAAGCAAAAAAATCGGTATGAAAAACATAAGTGGATGTTAAACACTGGGTTTGAAACTATGACATAAGCTGGCACTTGGCAGTATATAATGTGCAGACGGGAATGCCTTGGTACAGTCTGCAGGATGGCACGGCTCGCGTTGCCCGTGGTGGCCCTAGGGCTGGTGGCCTGCGTCTACGCTGCTCCAGGTACCAAGCTTTCTATCGCCCATATCATGAAACCGCATTTTAAactacagtagaatctcgattatacGGACTCATTCTTCGCGGCTCTAATTACCGATTTAGGGCATGGACCCATCAATACGGCACGGTGACACGttttttgtattattcaataacatttttatacaaCTAGCATCTTTAACGTTCCAGGTTACGGTGGGGGTTCTAACGGCGGGGGAGGAGGCGGCGGCGGTTTCGGCGGCGGTGGTGGCTTCGGCGGAGGTGGCGGCGGTGGCTTCGGAggaggcggcggcggtggcCAAGGAGGCGGGGGCGGATTTGGAGGGGGCGGTGGAAGCGGCGGAAGCCATGGAGGCGGTGGAGGCCTGGGAGGAGGCGCCGGCGGCGGCCTAGGAGGCGGAGAAGGCcttggaggcggcggcggcggcggctttGGAGGCGGAGGAGGTGGCGGCGGTGGAGGCTTAGGAGGCGGTGGCAGCCTTGGAAGCGGCAAACTCCTCGGTGGATTTGTCAAGACGTTATTAAATGGCGGCCATGGCGGCGGTGGTGGACTTGGAGGCGGCGCTGGATCAGCAAACGGAGCTGGAGGTGGTGGTGGACATGGCGGTGGCGCTGGTGAAGGCCTCGGAGGTGGCGCTGGATCAGCAAACGGAGCTGGAGGTGGTGGTGGACATGGCGGTGGCGCTGGTGAAGGCCTCGGAGGTGGCGCTGGATTAGGAGGCGGAGCCGGAGGTGGTAGTGGACTCGGAGGAGGCGCTGGTGGAAGCTATGGAGGTGGCGCTGGAGGCGGGGCTGGAGGTGGCGATGGACATGGAAGCGGCAGCGGTGGCGGCCTCGGAGGTGGCGCTGGTGGAGGCCTTGGAGGAGGCGCTGGATCAGCAAACGGAGCTGGAGGTGGTGGTGGACATGGCGGGGGTGCTGGTGGAGGCCTCGGAGGTGGCGCTGGATTAGGAGGCGGAGCCGGCGGTGGTAGTGGACTTGGAGGAGGCGCTGGTGGAAGCTATGGAGGTGGCGCTGGAGGCGGGGCTGGAGGTGGCGATGGACATGGAAGCGGCAGCGGTGGAGGCCTTGGAGGTGGCGCTGGATCAGGAAATGGAGCCGGAGGTGGCGCTGGATTAGGAAACGGAGCCGGAGGTGGCGCTGGATTAGGAAACGGAGCCGGAGGTGGCGGTGGACTCGGAGGCGGCACTGGTGGAGGCTATGGAGGTGGCGCTGGAGGCGGGGCCGGAGGTGGCGATGGACATGGAGGCGGTGGTGGTGGAGGCCTCGGAGGTGGCGCGGGATTAGGTGGCGGAGCTGGAGGTGGTGGTGGACATGGCGGCGGTGCTGGTGGAGGCCTCGGAGGTGGCGCTGGATTAGGAGGTGGTGGTGGACATGGAGGCGGCGCTGGAGGCCACGGAGGTCATGGAGGCGCGGCCGGATCGGGAGGCGGCGGCAGTGGCGGCAGTGGCGGCAGTGGCGGCAGTGGCGGCGGCTACGGCGGTGCCGGCGCCCAGGCTTCAGCCAGCGCTAGCGCGAGCTCAAGCGCGGGCGGCTATGGAGGCCATAAGGGAGGTTACGGGTGAGCACTTCTACGTTATTTTTGATTGACCTAACTTCCATATTGTGGATTTTCAACTTAACATATTGGGTTATTATCGCTTTGTGGATAGTTATTCGTTTATCAGTAcctaatgcaatttattttctttttgtttcagtcGATAAATAAAGAACTACCAAATTCAACGTTACCTGAAATGACATCCCAAAAGCTCATGTgataaaaaatacctatttttttattttattattgtatagcAATGAATATTGATCAATGTTTTGccatattttttaaacgtttgttatgaataaaaataaaaatacgtatGTAAAATGATCTAAGTGTCGTCTTTTTTTTGTACCTACTAGTGACCTTTACTGAAAGAAAGAACTATTTTCGAAACCTCACAACCCAGCGCTACGGGTATATTCCTGGCTTAGTACAATATAGCACTGAAAGTGCTTATAAAATCAACGACTTTACAAAGTAGagagcacgagcataatattcTCTAACGATCTGCTACTTTGTCATCACTGGTGAGGGCAAGCGGCTATAAATATTGTGATAAGTAATGAGCTTCTaggggcttattccactatttcccgttgacaatccccgtcaacgaggattagtgaacaaaaagttcattaatccccgttatagtaggattttatttagattttataagttccaattggcgttaacggggaatagtgaacaaaaagttcactaatccccgttgacggggattgtcaatggggaatagtggaataagcccttCTAGGGGGCGCTGCTGTTTGCGTTAACTCCAACTAAAAAAAGGCTTCCTCTTGATTCACTATCTATTGCTGAAACTGCTGCGTAGTTTAAAGATCTAAGAAAGATCTATAGACAGCTGAAGCGACTTTTGTTTGCtataggtatacagggtgttaggtaaatgggtatatgagccgacactagcccatgttaacatgggcatataaatggtatggtgaagtcagaaatttgatatcaccattttgttttttttattttcatacaaaataaattttgatataaaatccggtttgtatgaaaattaaaataattaaaatgaagatatcaattttctgacttcaccataccatttatatgcccatgttaacatgggctagtgtcggctcatatacccatttacctaacaccctgtatagatttaaaaatactatgtaggtacatatttcGTTCTTATGAGGGGATTAATTTGTATTATGTAGATCTACTCGTAATAGTATCCTTTTGGCCTACAATTGAAATAATCGATCTTCTTagacaacaaaaagaaaaaattagaaCACACCAATTAAACAGGCAAAAAACATTTGGATGCAAATGACGAATTATGTATTTTCGTACGGGTAATGAATATTAATTGCTTCTTATGTAACCAGATATATGTCACAAACAATTATGTATTATGCAGTCTGTATGAGTAACCCAATTTATACTAAAGATATCACAACACGCGGCTCGGATCTTGAGCGCTTTGCCAAAGAATTGAGATCCCTTTGAGAATGAATAAAACCttcttgtaaaataaatatctttgtaaCTATAATCTTCCCAgagatcccgggttcgattctcagtaGAGGCAGATATTtgtgttcggtttggttggtggtaggactTGTTCTATGTcagcctggctagctaccaccatcttacataAGTTTGTCGCCGTAACAGTCGGCACTTAGAGGTAAGATAGTTGAGGGTTTTAGGTGAAGCtcgtttccaccttcggcctgatcatcacttgccATCAGGTAAGATGCAAGCTtaagagcttcttcgttgtggataagcTTTTTTGAGGAAAAGTCATTCTAAAAGAACGCTGTAGAAACTGAATGTGACCAGCCTAAAATTTCGGTTAACGTACTCCTAATCAGGACGTT
Proteins encoded in this window:
- the LOC135076682 gene encoding uncharacterized protein LOC135076682, with amino-acid sequence MKRTALGVIFCLTVALSHASVRVRRGGYGSHGGGGYGGGGYGGGGGGGFGFGGGGGGGSGGGFGGGFDGISDGVNGIIGTVRSGLQHLAKSAASGNGKFVSTKSDDGKSGGFAFTGTLGGKGGYGGGGGYSGGGDGFSGGGGGFGGGSGLGGGGHGGSGGFGGSGGGAGGLGGGSGGYGGSGGGGGFGGGLGGGGGGGHGGGGHGGSGGFGGGSTGGLGGGNGGGLGGGHGGSGGFGGGSSGGLGGGSGGSGSLGGGHGGSGGYSGGGGGFGGGAGFGGGGGFGGSGGYGGGSSGGLGGGSGGSGGYGGGSSGGLVGGSGGGGGLGGGHGSSGGFGGAGGLGGGHGGSGGLGGGQGGSGGFGSGGGLGRGLGGGHGGSGGYGGSGGSGGGLGGGLGGGSGLGGGHGGGAGLGGGYGGHGGSGGSGGCTSGCGGSGGYGGSHASASAHASASASAGGYGK
- the LOC135076691 gene encoding uncharacterized protein LOC135076691 gives rise to the protein GAGGGLGGGEGLGGGGGGGFGGGGGGGGGGLGGGGSLGSGKLLGGFVKTLLNGGHGGGGGLGGGAGSANGAGGGGGHGGGAGEGLGGGAGSANGAGGGGGHGGGAGEGLGGGAGLGGGAGGGSGLGGGAGGSYGGGAGGGAGGGDGHGSGSGGGLGGGAGGGLGGGAGSANGAGGGGGHGGGAGGGLGGGAGLGGGAGGGSGLGGGAGGSYGGGAGGGAGGGDGHGSGSGGGLGGGAGSGNGAGGGAGLGNGAGGGAGLGNGAGGGGGLGGGTGGGYGGGAGGGAGGGDGHGGGGGGGLGGGAGLGGGAGGGGGHGGGAGGGLGGGAGLGGGGGHGGGAGGHGGHGGAAGSGGGGSGGSGGSGGSGGGYGGAGAQASASASASSSAGGYGGHKGGYGR